From the genome of Oncorhynchus kisutch isolate 150728-3 unplaced genomic scaffold, Okis_V2 Okis09a-Okis19a_hom, whole genome shotgun sequence, one region includes:
- the LOC116352779 gene encoding protein FAM111A isoform X1 → MLGHFTGPMAAVVKSEPLESDIYPEMEHCHSFSFSCPTHKITKEEITCTKPGTIWRALETNDTFKELNQMDRKTPKGKDIVIKSCKGYIVKHFPCWLIKEDDRLTIEMVTHATDEPAGVTDQETDNYVTFSVETTGGKNSKSKQILGNKQLESYGPLCVYAKQKDEVKKALRNDGRFSNIVFEQKCQLSERSSGSKVSMGQIAKKLNGRNFEMCLTKQKEKMAIKMETSESTIKTKNIITTQTSLFNPSPDSEGDGTQMPPSTLTTETSDVGESSSRRKQKRKCIPVPKHGEILTILRNQFDDLVKQMESRREYSQQKIFPEELDLMKQEFGKIRQKFSEVHRVKKLIELGASVCQVIVEGVQGVQGTGFVLFDNYILTNAHLFGENVRENLQLLVDVSVKFNYENPNGADVNVFRAKTLLIDFQYGHQGKYYIDYAILEMDPQNKKQQKKVPPGLLREYGPVPACGGACLIGHPGGLVKQMEPTSIIGSEIREEAANKYKREKGHAIFTINDALEKQKKRYEEVMQENKDDFVTYNTSFFHGSSGSPVFDELGRVFGIHTGGFEYEDKRTQSKQSVLEYALPLLTILRNFVIRLEEDNNQAVLKRVKEEAQKNLFLFDALFKTNGDEPMDMS, encoded by the exons ATGTTAG GTCATTTCACAGGTCCAATGGCAGCCGTGGTGAAGTCCGAGCCGCTTGAGAGCGAT ATTTATCCAGAAATGGAACACTGTCACTCATTCTCCTTCAGTTGCCCAACTCATAAAATAACCAAAGAGGAAATCACCTGCACCAAACCTGGAACAATATGGAGAGCTCTTGAAACTAATGACACATTCAAGGAGTTAAACCAAATGGACAGGAAGACACCGAAAGGGAAAGACATTGTCATCAAGAGTTGTAAGGGGTACATAGTGAAGCACTTTCCATGTTGGCTGATCAAAGAGGATGACCGTCTCACTATTGAGATGGTCACACATGCCACAGATGAACCTGCAGGGGTCACGGATCAGGAAACAGACAATTATGTCACTTTCTCTGTTGAGACAACGGGAGGGAAAAACAGTAAATCAAAACAAATACTTGGAAACAAACAACTGGAGTCCTACGGACCTCTATGTGTCTATGCAAAACAGAAGGACGAAGTGAAGAAGGCTCTACGAAATGATGGACGCTTCTCAAACATTGTGTTTGAACAGAAATGCCAGCTCTCTGAGCGATCATCAGGAAGCAAGGTTTCAATGGGGCAAATTGCAAAAAAACTTAATGGTAGAAACTTTGAAATGTGTCTGACAAAACAGAAGGAGAAAATGGCAATTAAGATGGAAACATCTGAATCCAcaataaaaactaaaaacattatAACCACGCAAACATCTCTGTTCAACCCAAGCCCTGACTCTGAAGGAGACGGCACACAGATGCCTCCATCGACGCTAACAACTGAAACATCAGATGTAGGGGAGTCCTCTTCGAGAAGAAAGCAGAAACGAAAATGCATTCCCGTGCCAAAACATGGTGAAATATTGACGATCCTTCGCAACCAGTTTGATGATCTGGTGAAGCAGATGGAAAGTAGGAGGGAATACAGCCAACAGAAGATATTTCCTGAAGAGTTGGATCTCATGAAGCAGGAATTCGGGAAAATCAGACAAAAGTTCTCTGAGGTTCACAGAGTGAAGAAATTGATTGAACTTGGTGCCTCCGTTTGTCAGGTGATTGTTGAAGGTGTTCAGGGTGTTCAGGGGACAGGCTTCGTGCTGTTTGACAACTACATCCTAACAAATGCACATTTGTTTGGTGAAAATGTAAGAGAAAACTTACAGTTGTTAGTCGATGTATCTGTGAAGTTCAACTATGAAAATCCAAATGGAGCCGATGTGAACGTATTCAGAGCAAAAACCCTGCTGATCGACTTTCAATATGGACATCAGGGAAAATATTATATCGACTATGCCATACTGGAGATGGATCCTCAGAATAAGAAGCAACAGAAAAAGGTTCCTCCTGGTCTCCTCCGTGAATATGGCCCAGTCCCAGCATGCGGTGGGGCCTGCCTCATTGGACACCCAGGTGGACTGGTGAAACAAATGGAGCCCACCTCCATCATTGGCAGTGAGATAAGAGAGGAGGCGGCGAATAAATATAAACGGGAAAAGGGACATGCAATCTTCACAATAAACGACGCCCTTGAAAAACAGAAAAAGCGCTACGAGGAAGTGATGCAGGAGAACAAGGACGACTTTGTGACCTACAACACCTCCTTCTTCCATGGATCTTCTGGCTCGCCAGTCTTCGATGAGCTTGGTCGAGTGTTTGGCATACATACTGGTGGCTTTGAATATGAGGATAAGCGCACGCAGAGCAAACAGAGTGTGTTAGAGTACGCCCTCCCTCTGCTCACCATATTACGGAACTTTGTCATCCGTTTGGAGGAGGACAACAATCAGGCAGTTTTGAAAAGAGTTAAGGAAGAGGCACAGAAAAACCTCTTCCTGTTTGATGCTCTTTTCAAGACTAATGGTGATGAGCCTATGGATATGTCGTAG
- the LOC116352779 gene encoding protein FAM111A isoform X2, with protein MAAVVKSEPLESDIYPEMEHCHSFSFSCPTHKITKEEITCTKPGTIWRALETNDTFKELNQMDRKTPKGKDIVIKSCKGYIVKHFPCWLIKEDDRLTIEMVTHATDEPAGVTDQETDNYVTFSVETTGGKNSKSKQILGNKQLESYGPLCVYAKQKDEVKKALRNDGRFSNIVFEQKCQLSERSSGSKVSMGQIAKKLNGRNFEMCLTKQKEKMAIKMETSESTIKTKNIITTQTSLFNPSPDSEGDGTQMPPSTLTTETSDVGESSSRRKQKRKCIPVPKHGEILTILRNQFDDLVKQMESRREYSQQKIFPEELDLMKQEFGKIRQKFSEVHRVKKLIELGASVCQVIVEGVQGVQGTGFVLFDNYILTNAHLFGENVRENLQLLVDVSVKFNYENPNGADVNVFRAKTLLIDFQYGHQGKYYIDYAILEMDPQNKKQQKKVPPGLLREYGPVPACGGACLIGHPGGLVKQMEPTSIIGSEIREEAANKYKREKGHAIFTINDALEKQKKRYEEVMQENKDDFVTYNTSFFHGSSGSPVFDELGRVFGIHTGGFEYEDKRTQSKQSVLEYALPLLTILRNFVIRLEEDNNQAVLKRVKEEAQKNLFLFDALFKTNGDEPMDMS; from the exons ATGGCAGCCGTGGTGAAGTCCGAGCCGCTTGAGAGCGAT ATTTATCCAGAAATGGAACACTGTCACTCATTCTCCTTCAGTTGCCCAACTCATAAAATAACCAAAGAGGAAATCACCTGCACCAAACCTGGAACAATATGGAGAGCTCTTGAAACTAATGACACATTCAAGGAGTTAAACCAAATGGACAGGAAGACACCGAAAGGGAAAGACATTGTCATCAAGAGTTGTAAGGGGTACATAGTGAAGCACTTTCCATGTTGGCTGATCAAAGAGGATGACCGTCTCACTATTGAGATGGTCACACATGCCACAGATGAACCTGCAGGGGTCACGGATCAGGAAACAGACAATTATGTCACTTTCTCTGTTGAGACAACGGGAGGGAAAAACAGTAAATCAAAACAAATACTTGGAAACAAACAACTGGAGTCCTACGGACCTCTATGTGTCTATGCAAAACAGAAGGACGAAGTGAAGAAGGCTCTACGAAATGATGGACGCTTCTCAAACATTGTGTTTGAACAGAAATGCCAGCTCTCTGAGCGATCATCAGGAAGCAAGGTTTCAATGGGGCAAATTGCAAAAAAACTTAATGGTAGAAACTTTGAAATGTGTCTGACAAAACAGAAGGAGAAAATGGCAATTAAGATGGAAACATCTGAATCCAcaataaaaactaaaaacattatAACCACGCAAACATCTCTGTTCAACCCAAGCCCTGACTCTGAAGGAGACGGCACACAGATGCCTCCATCGACGCTAACAACTGAAACATCAGATGTAGGGGAGTCCTCTTCGAGAAGAAAGCAGAAACGAAAATGCATTCCCGTGCCAAAACATGGTGAAATATTGACGATCCTTCGCAACCAGTTTGATGATCTGGTGAAGCAGATGGAAAGTAGGAGGGAATACAGCCAACAGAAGATATTTCCTGAAGAGTTGGATCTCATGAAGCAGGAATTCGGGAAAATCAGACAAAAGTTCTCTGAGGTTCACAGAGTGAAGAAATTGATTGAACTTGGTGCCTCCGTTTGTCAGGTGATTGTTGAAGGTGTTCAGGGTGTTCAGGGGACAGGCTTCGTGCTGTTTGACAACTACATCCTAACAAATGCACATTTGTTTGGTGAAAATGTAAGAGAAAACTTACAGTTGTTAGTCGATGTATCTGTGAAGTTCAACTATGAAAATCCAAATGGAGCCGATGTGAACGTATTCAGAGCAAAAACCCTGCTGATCGACTTTCAATATGGACATCAGGGAAAATATTATATCGACTATGCCATACTGGAGATGGATCCTCAGAATAAGAAGCAACAGAAAAAGGTTCCTCCTGGTCTCCTCCGTGAATATGGCCCAGTCCCAGCATGCGGTGGGGCCTGCCTCATTGGACACCCAGGTGGACTGGTGAAACAAATGGAGCCCACCTCCATCATTGGCAGTGAGATAAGAGAGGAGGCGGCGAATAAATATAAACGGGAAAAGGGACATGCAATCTTCACAATAAACGACGCCCTTGAAAAACAGAAAAAGCGCTACGAGGAAGTGATGCAGGAGAACAAGGACGACTTTGTGACCTACAACACCTCCTTCTTCCATGGATCTTCTGGCTCGCCAGTCTTCGATGAGCTTGGTCGAGTGTTTGGCATACATACTGGTGGCTTTGAATATGAGGATAAGCGCACGCAGAGCAAACAGAGTGTGTTAGAGTACGCCCTCCCTCTGCTCACCATATTACGGAACTTTGTCATCCGTTTGGAGGAGGACAACAATCAGGCAGTTTTGAAAAGAGTTAAGGAAGAGGCACAGAAAAACCTCTTCCTGTTTGATGCTCTTTTCAAGACTAATGGTGATGAGCCTATGGATATGTCGTAG
- the LOC116352779 gene encoding protein FAM111A isoform X3 has product MEHCHSFSFSCPTHKITKEEITCTKPGTIWRALETNDTFKELNQMDRKTPKGKDIVIKSCKGYIVKHFPCWLIKEDDRLTIEMVTHATDEPAGVTDQETDNYVTFSVETTGGKNSKSKQILGNKQLESYGPLCVYAKQKDEVKKALRNDGRFSNIVFEQKCQLSERSSGSKVSMGQIAKKLNGRNFEMCLTKQKEKMAIKMETSESTIKTKNIITTQTSLFNPSPDSEGDGTQMPPSTLTTETSDVGESSSRRKQKRKCIPVPKHGEILTILRNQFDDLVKQMESRREYSQQKIFPEELDLMKQEFGKIRQKFSEVHRVKKLIELGASVCQVIVEGVQGVQGTGFVLFDNYILTNAHLFGENVRENLQLLVDVSVKFNYENPNGADVNVFRAKTLLIDFQYGHQGKYYIDYAILEMDPQNKKQQKKVPPGLLREYGPVPACGGACLIGHPGGLVKQMEPTSIIGSEIREEAANKYKREKGHAIFTINDALEKQKKRYEEVMQENKDDFVTYNTSFFHGSSGSPVFDELGRVFGIHTGGFEYEDKRTQSKQSVLEYALPLLTILRNFVIRLEEDNNQAVLKRVKEEAQKNLFLFDALFKTNGDEPMDMS; this is encoded by the coding sequence ATGGAACACTGTCACTCATTCTCCTTCAGTTGCCCAACTCATAAAATAACCAAAGAGGAAATCACCTGCACCAAACCTGGAACAATATGGAGAGCTCTTGAAACTAATGACACATTCAAGGAGTTAAACCAAATGGACAGGAAGACACCGAAAGGGAAAGACATTGTCATCAAGAGTTGTAAGGGGTACATAGTGAAGCACTTTCCATGTTGGCTGATCAAAGAGGATGACCGTCTCACTATTGAGATGGTCACACATGCCACAGATGAACCTGCAGGGGTCACGGATCAGGAAACAGACAATTATGTCACTTTCTCTGTTGAGACAACGGGAGGGAAAAACAGTAAATCAAAACAAATACTTGGAAACAAACAACTGGAGTCCTACGGACCTCTATGTGTCTATGCAAAACAGAAGGACGAAGTGAAGAAGGCTCTACGAAATGATGGACGCTTCTCAAACATTGTGTTTGAACAGAAATGCCAGCTCTCTGAGCGATCATCAGGAAGCAAGGTTTCAATGGGGCAAATTGCAAAAAAACTTAATGGTAGAAACTTTGAAATGTGTCTGACAAAACAGAAGGAGAAAATGGCAATTAAGATGGAAACATCTGAATCCAcaataaaaactaaaaacattatAACCACGCAAACATCTCTGTTCAACCCAAGCCCTGACTCTGAAGGAGACGGCACACAGATGCCTCCATCGACGCTAACAACTGAAACATCAGATGTAGGGGAGTCCTCTTCGAGAAGAAAGCAGAAACGAAAATGCATTCCCGTGCCAAAACATGGTGAAATATTGACGATCCTTCGCAACCAGTTTGATGATCTGGTGAAGCAGATGGAAAGTAGGAGGGAATACAGCCAACAGAAGATATTTCCTGAAGAGTTGGATCTCATGAAGCAGGAATTCGGGAAAATCAGACAAAAGTTCTCTGAGGTTCACAGAGTGAAGAAATTGATTGAACTTGGTGCCTCCGTTTGTCAGGTGATTGTTGAAGGTGTTCAGGGTGTTCAGGGGACAGGCTTCGTGCTGTTTGACAACTACATCCTAACAAATGCACATTTGTTTGGTGAAAATGTAAGAGAAAACTTACAGTTGTTAGTCGATGTATCTGTGAAGTTCAACTATGAAAATCCAAATGGAGCCGATGTGAACGTATTCAGAGCAAAAACCCTGCTGATCGACTTTCAATATGGACATCAGGGAAAATATTATATCGACTATGCCATACTGGAGATGGATCCTCAGAATAAGAAGCAACAGAAAAAGGTTCCTCCTGGTCTCCTCCGTGAATATGGCCCAGTCCCAGCATGCGGTGGGGCCTGCCTCATTGGACACCCAGGTGGACTGGTGAAACAAATGGAGCCCACCTCCATCATTGGCAGTGAGATAAGAGAGGAGGCGGCGAATAAATATAAACGGGAAAAGGGACATGCAATCTTCACAATAAACGACGCCCTTGAAAAACAGAAAAAGCGCTACGAGGAAGTGATGCAGGAGAACAAGGACGACTTTGTGACCTACAACACCTCCTTCTTCCATGGATCTTCTGGCTCGCCAGTCTTCGATGAGCTTGGTCGAGTGTTTGGCATACATACTGGTGGCTTTGAATATGAGGATAAGCGCACGCAGAGCAAACAGAGTGTGTTAGAGTACGCCCTCCCTCTGCTCACCATATTACGGAACTTTGTCATCCGTTTGGAGGAGGACAACAATCAGGCAGTTTTGAAAAGAGTTAAGGAAGAGGCACAGAAAAACCTCTTCCTGTTTGATGCTCTTTTCAAGACTAATGGTGATGAGCCTATGGATATGTCGTAG
- the LOC116360556 gene encoding beta-2-microglobulin-like: MKTVFSVVAFCFVLVTINARESPPMVKVYSRNPGEYGKDNTLICHVSGFHPPDISIQLLKNGVEIPDAKQTDLAFEQGWQFHLTKSVGFTPASGEEYTCRVRHLKNMKTYTWESDM; encoded by the exons ATGAAAACGGTTTTTTCCGTAGTTGCTTTCTGCTTCGTGTTGGTGACCATAAACGCAAGAGAAT CTCCCCCCATGGTGAAGGTGTACAGCCGTAACCCAGGGGAATATGGGAAAGACAACACCCTGATCTGTCACGTGAGTGGCTTCCACCCCCCTGACATCAGCATCCAGCTCCTGAAGAACGGTGTGGAGATCCCCGACGCCAAGCAGACAGACCTGGCCTTCGAACAGGGATGGCAGTTCCACCTCACCAAGAGTGTTGGATTCACACCAGCCAGCGGAGAGGAGTACACCTGCAGAGTCCGTCACCTGAAGAATATGAAGACCTACACCTGGG AATCAGATATGTAA